Genomic window (Streptomyces sp. LX-29):
CTCGCGGCGGACCCGGTCGCACCGCGAGGCGGGGCGCCGCGAGGCCGAGCCGACGGCGGGCCGCACGGGGCGTGGACCCGACCGCCGCCGGGCGTGACCCGCCGGCCCGCACCTCGTCCGTGTGCGGGCCGGCGGGCCTCGTCAGCGCAGGCCCGCCTGCTTGCAGGCGGTCGCGTACGCGGCGGTGCAGATGTCGCTGACCTTCAGCATCCCGTCCTTGACGACGGTGTCCTTGATGTTGTCCTTGGTCAGCAGGATGGGCGTGATCAGCTGGGCCGGAATGTCCTTGTTCGTCGGGCTGTCGACGGTCGCGGAGACGGCCACCTCCTCACCACGCCCCAGGGCGAGCGCCATCTCGGCGGCGGCCGTCGCCTCGGGGTCGAACGGCTTGTAGATGGTCATGCTCTGCTCCCCGCTGAGCACGCGCTGAACGCCGGCGAGTTCGGCGTCCTGCCCGGTGACCGGGGGCAGCGTGGTGAAGCCGCTGTTCTTGAGCGCGGTGATCGCGCCGCCGGCCATGCCGTCGTTGGCCGAGTAGACGCCCACGATCCGGCTCTTGCCCAGCAGGCCGATCGCCTCGGTCATGTCCTTGCCGGCCTGCTCCGGGAGCCAGCGGTCGACGTCGTACGACTTGCCGATCTTGACCTTGCCCTGCAGGACGGAGAGCGCGCCCTTCTTGAACATGGCGGAGTTGGGGTCGGCGTCCCAGCCGTTGAGCATGACGATCTCGCCCTGGCTCGCCTTGCTGCCGAGCTCCTTCAGCAGCGCCTTGCCCTGGATCTTGCCGACGTCCTCGTTGTCGAAGGAGGTGTAGCCGGAGAGCGGGCCGTGGGCGAGCCGGTCGTAGGCGACGACCGGGATGTCGGCGTCGTCGGCCTTCTTCACCGCGCCGGCGATCGACTCGGAGTCCACCGCGTCAAGGATGATCGCGTCGACCTTCTTCTCGATCATCGTGTCGACCTGCTGCTGCTGAAGCTTCGGGTCCGCCTTCGCGTTGGCGTACTCGACCGTGCACTCGGCACACAGGTCCTTGATGCGTTCGGTGATCAGAGGTCTGTCGTAAGCCTCGAACCGCGCCGTGTGGTCGTCGGGCAGAAGCAGGCCGATGCGCAGCGACCCGATCTTCTCCGCCGTGCTCTCGCTGCCTCCGTCGTCTCCCGATCCGCAGGCCGCGAGGGACGCGGTCATGGAAAGGGCGGCGACAGTGGCGATGACGACACGGCGCGGCATTGCATGCATGTTGGGGGTGACCTCCCTGACGAGGCCGCGATGTCACGGCCGAGGTGGCCGGAAGTCAACTCTGTGGCCCGCATGACGTCAAGGAAAGATTGCCATTCGTTATCAGCCTGAATTCACCGAGAAACCCCTTGCCACCAGGTGAGATACCATTCGGCGGCTGACCGCGCGGCGAGGGTTCACGGCCGCGCGGCATGCCGTTCGAGCGCCCGGATCCAGTCATTCCGCGGAATACCCGATGCGCCAATTCGGCATGCCCGCCGGCGCGTTGCCCACGCCCGCGCACCCACCACCCGACACCGCCCCCACGCCAACAAATCCGGACATCAGCGACCCACGACGCAACCAGGGGAATTCAGCGGCGATACCGGCATAACAGCAGCATTTCCATCTTGGCGGACAGACGCCGATGACAGATGCTTTGTTCCACCGCGTTCGCGGTCCTCGGGCCGACTGAGCGGTTCGCCTTCGCAATCACCGAAAGCTTCGCTCAGACCGGGGCCCGCAGCCCCTCCCGCAACCGGGCGAGGGTCTGCCGAAGGATGCGGCTCACCTGCATCTGCGAGACGCCCAGCCGGGCGCCGATCTCCTTCTGCGTCCGCTCCTCGAAGAAGCTCAGATACAGCACCCGGCGCTCGCGCTCGGGCAGCTCGGCCAGCAGCGGCCGGAGCGCCTCCCGTTCGAGCAGCCGGTCCAGTCCGGGGTCGGACGCGCCGAGCGTGTCGTCCAGCGAGACCCCCTCCGCTCCACCGGTGAGCGTGTCCAGGAGGCAGGTGCGCTGGATCCGCTCGACCCGCAGCCCCAGGTACACCTCCGACTCGCTGAGGTCCGTCGCCGCCGCCAGCTGGGCCACGGACGGGTTCGTCCGCAGCTGCTGCTCCAGCTCGGCGCGGGCGCGTCCGATGGCGCCGCAGGCCCGCTGGAGCCGCCGGGGGACGCGCACGCCCCAGACGCAGTCCCGGAAGTGCCGCCGCAGGCCCCCGGTGATGGTCGGCACGGCGTAGGCCTCGAAGGGGTGCCCCAGCCCCGGGTCGTAGCCGTCCACCGCCCGCACCAGCGCCATCGCGGCCACCTGACGCAGATCCGCCGCGGCCTCACCCCGCCCCCCGAACCGTCGGCTGATCCGCTCGGCCATGGGGAGCCACGCCTCGATGATCTCGCGCCGCAGCCTCACCCACTCCGCCCCGCCGGGCTCCAGCCGCCTCAGCCGGACGAAGGCGGCGGTGGTGTCGGGAGCCTCATGAGGAGAACGGCGAGCCCTGGTCATCAGCGGCCTCCTTGAAATCCAAGGCGCCTCCGGAATCCCTCACCACTATGGAGCCCGCCGAGCCCACCCGCCACTCAAGCCCCCGTCGGCCGCCCGGGGACCGCCCGCCTCTCCCCCGAGGCCGGCGCGGAAACGGGGCGGGCGCGCCTCATCCGGGGCTCAGCGGGCCTCGACGGACAGCCATACGGCCACCGCGCGGGCGATCTGCTGACCGGTGTCGAGCTGGACGAAGCCGAACTGACCGCCCTGGTTGCACTCCAGGAACCACCAGGTGCCGTCCTCCTCCGCGGCGAAGTCGAACGCTCCGTACGCGAGCCGCGCGGCCTCCATGTAGGAGCGCACCGAGCGGGCGATGCGATCGGGCACCCCCACCGGCTCCCAACCGGCCCCGGAGGCGGCGAAGCGCCCGTCCACCTCGTGCGGGTCGGCCGCCTTGCGCGCCGCGAACAGGCGCTCCCCGACGCAGGTCAGCCGGATGTCCGCGCACTTGTTCACATGCCGTTGCAACAGCGTGGGGCCGGCGGAGACCCCGGAGAAGTCGACCTCCGGGGTGATGCGGGTCGTGGGCAGCACCCGCGGCGGATCGTCCGGATGCGTACCGGAGACCGTCTTGACCACCAGGTCCCGGTGGACCGTGGCGAACTGGCGCGCCGCCTCGGGGAAGGACGTGATGAGGGTGGGCGGCACGGCGAAGCCGCTGAGCTGCGCGAGGTGGAGCTGCCAGGGCTTGTAGCGGGCCTGCGCGGCCGCCATCGGGTGGTTCATCCAGCGGACCGGCAGACAGCCGAGCATGCCGTACAGCGCGTGTTCGGACTCCGTGGTGAGCCAGCCGGAGGGCTCCGCGGCGTGTGCCGCGGGGGTCCCCGGACGACGCATCCAGACCGACCGCAGGCCGACCGCGCTCCCCATCCGCCCGCCCGCCGACAGGTAGCCGTGCATGTCGCCCTGGGTGTACTCGGCCGCCAGAGCGACGTCGCCGGGCAGATCGGCCGGGTCCAGCCGGATCAGCGGCACCCCCCGCTCCTGGAGCGCCGCCACCACCAGGTCCGCGGTCACGTCCTCCTCACAGGTGAGGATCAGGACCGTCATCGAGGGTCAGTCGTCGAAGTGCGTCTTGGATCCGGCGGTGGAGGTGGTGGTGCCGGTGACGAGCAGCCATGCCCGGTCGTCGATGGCGGGGCGCCCGTCGGGCAGGACGTTCAACTGCCGGGCGTGATCGTAGGTGTAGGGGACGATGACCGGCGTCTGCTGTGTCTGCCGGGCGTAACCCAACGCGAACGGCCGCATGTTCTCTCCTTCGTCCGAGCTCCGGTTCCGCCACCCGGCACGCTGGTCACGCGGCCGACCCGGTCTCGCTCGTCGATGTCGTAGGTGACCGTACGTGGCCCCCAACCGTCGATTGCCAAATTTGTTCGCCTTTGATGACGAGCCTTGACGCTCCCTCATATGACGACCTGACTCATATGAGGCCGGACCGCATGGCGGCTGAACGGGCCTGACCACTGGCGGTACTGACGGGCCGACTCATATGACGGCCCGACGGATCGCGCCCGCCTGTCACCCCGGGACCGCGGCACCCGTGGGCCCCTCGATGCCCGGATCCACCCTCCGTTAACCTCTCGTTCACCTGTTCGTCGGCCCCACTCATGATCAAGAATGGCCGTCGTCACGGAATCCGCACGGCGGACCGTGATCACCCTGTACGACCTCTCCTAGCGAGGATCCATGCGTTCCACCATCGTCGCCGGCCTCCTGGCCGCCACGGTTCTCATCACCGCGGCACCCGCGGACGCCGCCCCCACGTCCACGAGCGGCGCGTCGTCCCGAGACCGCTGTCCCCAACTCGACACCAGCCTGCCCTGGTACGGGGACAACCGCGCCAAGCTCCAGAAGATGATCGACGAGCGGGGTACCTGTTCCGGCATCGACGGCCGGCGCCCGGTCGCCGCGTTCGACTGGGACAACACCGTGGTCAAGAACGACATCACGGACGCCACGCTCGCCTGGTCCCTCCGGCACGACAAGATCCTGCGCCCGGCGCGCTGGCGTGACACCAGCCGCTGGCTGACGCCGGCCGCCGACCGGGCCCTCTCCGCCGCCTGCGGCACCTCCGTGCCCGTCGGCCGCCCGCTGCCCACCTCGGTCGACACCGACTGCGCCGACGAGATCTTCGAGATACGCGAGAAGTCGCAGACCATGGGCGGGGAACCGGCCTTCGCCGGGAACTGGAACCACCGTCGCACGGTGCCGGGCTACGCCTGGATCCCGCAGCTGTTCGCGGGTCACACCCCCAAGGCCCTGCGCTCCTTCGCCGCGCAGGCGCGCACCGAGCAGCTGGCGGCCCCGATCGGCGCCACCCAGAAGGTCGGCACCCACACCGTCGCCGGATACGTCCGCTACTACGAGCAGCAGAAGGACCTGATCCGCACGCTCAAGGCCGCCGGCTTCGACGTCTACATCGTCTCCGCCTCCTCCGAGCCGATCGCCGAGGCTTGGTCGGGAGGCGTCGGCCTCGACCGCCGACACACCATCGGCATCCGCAGCCTGACCCGGCACGGCAAGCTCACCACCGGGATTCGCGGCTGTGGCGACATGCCCGACGGGCGCGGCGAGGCTCTGCCGTACATGGACGGCAAGCGCTGCTTCATCAACCAGGAGATCTTCAAGATCAAGGGAGCCGCGGCCTGGCAGCGCCAGGACCCGGCGCACCGGATCGCCCTCGGGGCCGGCGACGCCGACACCGATGTGACGTTCGTGGACGACGCCACCGGAGTGCACCTGGCGATCAACCGCAACAAGCCCGAGCTGATGTGCCGCGCCCTCGACGACGCCGACGGGCGCTGGGCGGTCAACCCCATGTTCATCGCCCCACTGCCCCGCAAGTCCGGTGTCTACCCGTGCTCGACGACCGGCGCCACCCACCCGGACGGCAGCCTCGGCCCGGTGCTGCGCCATGACGGCAGTGTCATCCCCGACCAGGAGGACCTGGCCCTCCAGGCAAGCTGACGACCGGGCCGGCGAGGCCCGGCCGGTGGCGCGGTGGGGGGCGACGACTCCCCGGCGGCGGCCGGTCGCCACGGCGGCCGCTCCCCATCGCGTGCCCGGCCCCTCGCCCCGCCCGCCCCCTCGCCCGCCGGTCCCCACCGGCGGGCGAGGGGGCCACCGGCCCGCCGATCCCACCAGGCCGCCCGCCCGCCGCCGGCCGGCGCCGCGCCGACGTCGGCCCCAGGGCGCCGGCGGCCCTGGCACGAGCCGCGACACCGCTGTCATGGTGGTCGCGCGCACACCTGCTCGCGGAACTGTGGTGTCCCACCACATACGCCTCTGACCTGCGCATTTCTACGGTGTGGCGGCACGGAATCGTCCCCGCCGGCCCTCTGGAAGTGGTGCTCATGCCCTCCCCCGCGACCGCTCCTCCCCCCGCCCCCGCCAGCCTCCGCCGTATCGTCGCCGCCAGCCTCATCGGCACCACCATCGAGTGGTACGACTTCTTCCTCTACGGGTCCGCGGCCGCGTTGGTCTTCAACAAGCTGTTCTTCCCGGACTCCGACCCGCTCGTCGGCACGCTGCTCTCCTTCCTCACCTATGCGGTCGGCTTCGCCGCACGCCCGATCGGCGCGCTGGTCTTCGGGCACTACGGCGACCGGCTCGGCCGCAAGAGGCTGCTGGTGCTGAGCCTGCTGCTGATGGGCGGGGCGACGTTCGCGATCGGACTGCTGCCCACGCACGCCACGGTCGGTTCGGCGGCCCCGGTGCTGCTCACCGCGCTGCGACTGGTGCAGGGCTTCGCGCTGGGCGGCGAGTGGGGCGGAGCGGTGCTGCTGGTGTCCGAGCACTCCGACCGGGCGGGCGGGAACCGGCGTGGCTTCTGGGCGTCCTGGCCGCAGACCGGCGCCCCGGCCGGACAGTTGCTGGCGACCGGGGTGCTCTCGGCCCTGACCGCGCTGCTCTCGGACGCGGCCTTCGAGTCGTGGGGGTGGCGGGTGCCGTTCCTGCTGTCGGGTGTCCTGGTCCTGGTCGGCATGTGGATCCGGCTGTCCGTCGACGAGTCGCCGGTCTTCAAGGAGGCGCTCGCCCGCGCGGAGAGCCGGAAGCAGGAGGCGGAACAGCCGCCGCTGGTCGCCGTGTTGCGGCACCACTGGCGTGACGTTCTGGTCGCCATGGGTGCGCGCATGGCGGAGAACATCAGTTACTACGTCATCACCGCCTTCGTCCTCGTCTACGCGACCGAACAGGCCGACCTGGGCAAGCAGACCGCCCTCAACGCCGTCCTCATCGCCTCGGCCGTGCACTTCGCGGTGATCCCCGCCTGGGGCGCGCTCTCCGACCGCCTCGGGCGCCGCCCGGTGTACCTGCTCGGCGCCGCGGGGGTGGGCGCCTGGGCCTTCCCGTTCTTCGCCCTGATCGACACGCGGGAGTTCGGCTGGGTGATCGTGGCGGTCACGGTGGGGCTGGTCTTCCACGGCGCGATGTACGCCCCGCAGGCGGCCTTCTTCTCCGAGATGTTCGCGACCCGGATGCGCTATTCGGGCGCCTCGATCGGAGCCCAGTTCGCCTCGGTCGCCGCCGGCGCGCCCGCGCCGCTGATCGCCACCGCCCTGCTGGCCGACTACGACAGCAGCACCCCGATCGCGCTGTACGTGATCGCCGCGGCCCTGCTCACCCTGGTCGCGGTCGGGGTGGCGAAGGAGACCCGCCAGCGCGACCTCGCCGCGGTCGAACCGACGGCCGCGGCGACCACGAACGCTTCGGCAGCCGCCTCGGCGACGGGGTCGGCGAAGACCTCACCCCAGGCGTCGGCCTAGACGTTGACCTAGGCGTCGGCCTAGGCGTCAGCGCCGGCGCCTGGGTCGGCTTGGGCCTCGACCCAGGCGTCGGCTTCGGCTTCGGCGTCGACCGCCGCGTCGACTTCCGCGGCTCGCCCTCCGACGACGGGTCGGGTGTGAACCGCGCGGCCCCACCGGTCAGCGGGCGACCGCCGCCGAGAGCCGGTGGAGACGCAGCGCGAGCTGGATCTCCAGCAGGTGGGACGGCTCCTGCCAGCCGGGGCCCAGCAGCCGAGCCACCCGCTCCAGGCGCTGCGCCACGGTGTTGACGTGGACGTGGAGCGCGTCCTTCGTACGGACCGGGCTCATGCCGCTGGCGAAGTAGGCGTCCAGGGTGCGGACCAGGTCGGTGCCGCGCCGTCGGTCGTAGTCGATGACCGTGCCGATGGTGCGGTGCACGAACTCCGCCACCCGGTCGCCGTCCCGCGCACCCGCCAGCAGCAACCCGAGAAAGCCGAAGTCCTCCGCGGCGCCGCCCTCGCCCGCGCGGCCGAGCAGGTCCAACACGCTGAGACAGCGCAGCGCTTCGGCGTAGGCGTCGGCGACCACGCCGGGGGCGGCCGCCGGGGCGGGCACCGGCGCCGACGCCCCCACGGTGACCGGTGCGTGTACGGCGGTGCCCAGCTGCCTGGCCGCCCGGCGGGCGGTGGCCGCGGCGCTCTCTCCCCGGGCGAGCGGCAACAGCAGGACGACACCGCCGTCCCGCGCGGCGGCGAGGCCGTGCCCGGTCGCGGCCAGATGGGAGGCCGCGGACCACAGGCGCTGCCGGTCGGCGGTCTGCCGGTCGACCGCGCGCCGGTCGGCGGTCGCCCCGCGCGACGCCCGTCCGCCTGGGGAACCTCCGACTGGGGGACCTCCGCCTGGGGGACGGCCGTCGCCCACCGGACCGCCCACCGGACCGCCCATCGTGCGACGCCCGGTCGACCGCGGGTCCGCCGTCGAGCTCGGGACCCGGCTCGGATGCGCGCCCGGCCCTGCGCCCGGGCCTGCGCCCGGCCCTGCGCCCGGACCCGTGCCCGGCCTCGCGCTCGGACCCCCGCTCGGACCCGGACCCACGGTCCGGCCGGCGTCCGGGGTGTCCGCCGGGCCGCGGCCGGCCGTGCTGGGGCCGCCCGGGCTCGGGCGACCGGCCGTGGCGGCGCCCGCGTCCCGGTCCCCGTGCGCCCGGGCGCCGGGGACGGGGCGGGAGTCGGTGGCGGCCCGTCCCGGGAAGGCGGCGGGCCGGCCCCCGCGGAAGCCCGCACCGGTGCCCGTCGGGGCCTTCGGGTCCGCGGCGGCCGGGTCGACGGCGTCCCCACCGGTGTCGACGCGGGCCGCCAGGACGACATGCGGTGCGTCGAGGTCCGCCCGCAGCCTCAGGGCGCGCTCGCGCAGCAGCCCCGGGTCGCGGTCGGGGGCGTCGAGGAGGTCGTCCAGGAGCTCGCCGCGGACCCGTTGCTCCGCCTCGCCCGCGGATCGGCGGGCCAGTTGCAGCAGCGAGGTGACCATGGCGGCGCGCTCGAGCGTGCGTTGGTCGACCGGGTCCAGCCCGGAGTGGCCGTGCAGGACGAGCGCGCCGAGGAGTTCGCCGCCGGCGGAGACGGCGGCGACCCAGTCGTCGCCCTGCCGCACCGCGCGGCCGTCGGCGCGGGACGGGTCGACGGCCGTGAGCGGGCACGCCTCCGGCTCGACGAACTCCACCGATCCGCTGAGCACTTCGGCGACGGCGGCGGCGACGTCGTGCACCCCGCCACCGCGCAGCACCAGCTCGGTGAGCCGGTCGTGCACCTCCGAGGCGCGCTCGATGACGGCGCTGCGGTCCCGGATGATCTCGTTGGCGGCCTCCAGTTCGGCCAGCGCGGAGCGGGTCTCGGCCAGCAGGTTGGCGGTGTCGAGGGCGACGGCGGCGTGCGCGGCGAAGGAACCGAGCAGGGCGATCTGTTCGCGTTCGAAGACCCGCGCCCTCCGGTCTGCGGCGAACAGCACGCCGATGACGCCGCTGCCCAGCATGAGCGGCACGCCGAGGATGGCCACCAGCCCCTCGTCGATGACGCCTTCGTCGATGGTGTGGGTGTGCTGGAAGCGGGGGTCGTCCAGATAGCTGTCGGTGACGTACGGGCGGGCCGTCTGGGCGACCAGCCCGCCGAGTCCCTCCCCCATGCCGAGCCTCAGTTGCTGGAAGCGTGCCGAGACCGAGCCGTCGGTGACCCGCATGTAGGTGTCGCCCGCGCGGGGGTCGTTGAGCGTCAGATAGGCGACCTCGGTGCCCAGCAGCGAGCGGGCGCGCTGCACGATGGCCTGGAGCACCGCGTCCAGGTCGCGCAGCCCGGCGAGGTCGTGGGCGGTCTCGTAGAGGGCGGACAGTTCGGCCTCGCGTCGCCTGCGGCCCTCCAGTTCTCCATGGACCCGCAGCGCCGCCAGCTTGACGCGCTCCAGGGCGGCGAGCCGGGCGGGGCTTTCGCCCTCCGCGCGGGCGCGCAGGACGGGCCGCTCGAACGCCTCGGCGGGTGCGCCCCGCGCGAGCAGCTCGATATAGGGCTCGGTGCGTTCGGCGAACTCGGCGGGCTCGGCCGGGTCAGGGTCGTGCCCGTCCGCGCGGGGCTTCGGGGCGTGCTCGGGATTCAGTGGGCCGTCCATCCGCCGTCCATGGTGAGGGTGGTGCCGGTGACGAACGAGGTGTGCGGTCCGCAGAGGTAGGCGACCGCCTCGGCGACCTCCTCCGGCTCGACGAGCCGCTTGAGGGCCGTGTCGGCCAACAGCAGGTCGCTGACGACGCGTTCGGCGGGTATGCCGTGCGCGGCGGCCTGGTCGGCGATCTGCCGCTCGACCAGGGGCGTGCGCACGTAGCCGGGGCTGACGCAGTTGGAGGTGACGCCCCGCGCTGCCCCCTCCAGGGCGGCGACCTTGGAGAGGCCCTCCAGTCCGTGTTTGGCGGCCACGTACGCGGACTTGTAGGCCGAGGCGCGCAGCCCGTGGACGGAGGAGATGTTGACGATGCGCCCCCACCCCTGGCCGTACATGTGCGGCAGTGCGCCCCGGATGAGCCGGAAAGGCGCCTCCAGCATGACCGTCAGCACGGTCGAGAAGGTCTCCGGTGGGAACTCCTCGATGGGACGGACCAGTTGGAGACCGGCGTTGTTGACGAGGATGTCGGCGCCGTAGGCCGCCGCCTCGGCGGCGTCGAGGTCGGTGAGGTCCAGCGGGCACGACTCGACGCGGCCCGACAGGCCGGGGGTGTCCGCGGCGCGCGCCGCGAGGCGGGCCAGGCCGTCGGCGTCCCGGTCGGCCGCGCGGACCGTGGCACCGGAGGCGGCGAGCCGCAGCGCGCACGCCTGCCCGATACCGCCCGCGGCGCCGGTGACGAGTGCGGTGCGACCACGAAGGTCGACGGTGCCTGATGTGGTGGACACGCTCATAGCGGGCAGGCTAGACGGCGCCGCGGCCGCGAACGATGTGTCCGCGCACCACCCTTCACCGGGGTTCGGCGGGTTCGAACCACGTGGGTCCGTCGTACGCCGCCTGCTTGATGCGGGTGACGGCGAACTCCTCCATCTCGGGCAGCTCGTCGACGGCGAACCAGCCCACCTCCAGGGACTCGTCGTCGTTGACCCGCGCCTCGCCGCCGACCGCGCGGCAGCGGAAGCAGACGTCCATGAACTGGCAGACGTCGCCGTTGGGGTAGACGACCGGCTCCAGGGTCTCCACAAGGACGATCCGCTCCGGCACGCAGCGCACCGCGGTCTCCTCGTACACCTCACGCACCACCGCCGTGGCGGGCTGCTCGCCCGGCTCCGGGATGCCACCGATGATCGACCAGCGCCCGTTGTCGGACCGGCGGCCGAGCAGCACCCGCCCCTCGTCGTCCAGGACGATCGCGCTCACTCCGGGCAGCGGCAGCAGGGCGTTCCCCAAGGAGGTGCGCAGTTCACGGATGAAGTCGGGCGTGGGCATGCGCCCGAGGGTATCGGCCGCGAGGCCCCCGTTCGGACCATGTGCCGGTCGTCCACGGCCCCGTGCCACCCGGCGTGCGCCCCGCACGCGGACGGGCGCACACCACGCCCACCGCTGCTCGGGGCCGTCGCCGGGCGCGATCCGGAGGCGGAACTTCTTCGTACGCATATTCGCCCCAACGTTTCTGCACGGGTCCTCCCACGGCGCACCGGCAGCCGCTACGGTGTCAGTCCTTGCCCGCGCCCGGGGCCGGCCGTGCCGCGCCGTGGCGCGGCGCCCGTCAGCGCTCGGGGGGTCGACGGGATGGCGACGCCGACGGCGATACGACATGGCGCTTCGGAGCGCGGGGCGGCGCCCGATGTCGTGGGCGCCGCCCTTCTGAGCTGCTGCGCCGTCTGGGCGCTGGTCAGCGCGGCCGGGCGCGCGGCGCGCCCCGAAGGGACCCTGCTCGCGCTTCTCGCGGTGACCGCCGGGTACGCCTGCGGCCGGATCGCGGGCTCGCTGCTGCCGGTCGCCGCCGCGACGACCGGCGCGCTGGCGGGGGCCGTGCTCACCGTCGCCCCCGAGCAGGCCGCGTCCACCGGCGGCGTCACGGTGGACGCGGCGCGGCTGACGCTGGCCACCGGCGCCGCGTGCTGCGCCGCGTGGGCCGCCGGCCCGGGGCCGCTGCGCCGGGCGCTGTGGCTGTTGGCCGGCGCCCTGGCGGCGCTGGCCCTCGCCGCCGGCTGCGCGGCCGGCTTCGTCGCGGCGTGCGGGGTGCTGCTGTGTTCCCTGGCCGCGGGGCGGGTACGGCACCGGCTGCCGGCGCTCGCCGGGCTGGCGCTGGTGGCGGCGCTGGCGGTCGGCTCCACCTGGGCGGTGGCCGCGAACGCCCTGCCGCGCGGGCTCTCCACCTCCCTGGAGGGACAGCTCACCGAGCATCGGGTGCGCCTGTGGCACGACGCCGCCACGATCACCGCGGAACATCCGCTGCGCGGGGCGGGCCCCGACCTGTTCGGTGAGGTCAGCCCGGCCTCCCTGCAGTCGGCCGAGCCCCACGGCACGCCGTACTCCGCCCCCATGCAGCAGGCCGCCGAACAGGGGCTGCCGGGGGCGGCCCTGCTGGCCGCGGCCTTCGGCTGGACGCTGTACGCGCTGTGGCGCTCGCCCCGCGCCACGGCGGTCGCGCTGACCGCCGCGGCCGCCCTCACCGGGCTCGCCGTCCAGGCCGCCGTCGGCAACGCGCTGAGCTCCCCTCAGATCACCGCCGGCGCCGGCCTGCTGGCCGGCCTGGCCACCGCCCGCCGCCCCGGCGCCCCGACCGAGCCCGGCTGATCCGATCGAGCCCGGCTGATCCGGCCGCGCCCGGCTGAACCCGAACCAGCCCCGGATGCGGCCGAGCCCGGCCGCGGGCGCGGGCACGGCCCCGGAGACCGGGCCGGGCGCCCGGAGGCCGGGGCCCCAGGCCAGGCCGGGAGCCGAGCTCCGCACGGGTTCGGCATCCGAAAGGCGCCACCCCACACCCCACCCGCGCGCGACGCCGACGCCCGTGGCACCCCCAGGCAACTCCGGGCAACCCCATGGCGCCCTGCCTCGGAGGGACGCATCGGCGACCTGCCTCCGGGGCGAACCAGCGGCCCGCCCCGGGGGCCACCGCCGTCGGACGCCGCCGTGTCGTCGTGTCGTCGTCCGCGAGCCGTCGCCGCGCCCCGCGCGGGCGGGGGTGGTCCGCCATGGCACCAACGGCCCGCCCGCTGGCATGGGTGCTCCCCGCGCGGGCGAGGGTGGTCCGATCGCGGTGGTGAAGTGGGCCTGGCACGGACGGTGTTCCCGCGCGTGCCCGAGGAGAACGCCCACCGTGCGTACGACGCGCGCGGGCGGCGGCCCGAGCATGCCCGTGTGCCGCGGACGGCACGGGGACGGTCCCGCACCGGAGCGCCCGCGCCCGTGTTCGCGCGGGACGCGCTTCCTCCAACAGCCCTCGGAGAGCACTCTCGTCCCCATGCCCCCGCCCGCGCGGGACGGGCGTGCGCTCGCCGCCCTCAACAGCCCGCGGGGGTGTGAGGGCGACCGCTACGCCTGTGACGCCGGGCGGGCCCGCAGCCGCAGATGATCGCGGACGACCCGGACCGCGGCTTCGGCATCGTCCACGGTGACGGTGAAGACCCGGCCGTCGGAGAGGTGGAGGGCGATCCCCTCGCCGCGCCGTACGATCACCGCGGTACCCCTCTCGGGGCGCCAGCGGTAGCCCCAGCCGCCCCACTGTCGGGGGGTGACCCACGGGACGAACTCGGCGCCGACGACGTCCTGGAGGAGGATGCGGCGACGCGGCACGCCGATGTGGCCGCAGCGCACCTCCAGGCAGTCCTTGTCGACGCGCACCGCTACCTGGACGAAGGCCAGCGTGCCGAACAGCACGAGCAGTCCCGCCGCCACACAGCCGATGACGGACATGAGCAGCGGGGCCAGACCGGAGGTCCACGCGGAGTCCACCGCCAGCTCGACGCCGAGGGCCATGCAGCCGGCGCCCAGGAGGGCC
Coding sequences:
- a CDS encoding substrate-binding domain-containing protein: MHAMPRRVVIATVAALSMTASLAACGSGDDGGSESTAEKIGSLRIGLLLPDDHTARFEAYDRPLITERIKDLCAECTVEYANAKADPKLQQQQVDTMIEKKVDAIILDAVDSESIAGAVKKADDADIPVVAYDRLAHGPLSGYTSFDNEDVGKIQGKALLKELGSKASQGEIVMLNGWDADPNSAMFKKGALSVLQGKVKIGKSYDVDRWLPEQAGKDMTEAIGLLGKSRIVGVYSANDGMAGGAITALKNSGFTTLPPVTGQDAELAGVQRVLSGEQSMTIYKPFDPEATAAAEMALALGRGEEVAVSATVDSPTNKDIPAQLITPILLTKDNIKDTVVKDGMLKVSDICTAAYATACKQAGLR
- a CDS encoding sigma-70 family RNA polymerase sigma factor, which translates into the protein MTRARRSPHEAPDTTAAFVRLRRLEPGGAEWVRLRREIIEAWLPMAERISRRFGGRGEAAADLRQVAAMALVRAVDGYDPGLGHPFEAYAVPTITGGLRRHFRDCVWGVRVPRRLQRACGAIGRARAELEQQLRTNPSVAQLAAATDLSESEVYLGLRVERIQRTCLLDTLTGGAEGVSLDDTLGASDPGLDRLLEREALRPLLAELPERERRVLYLSFFEERTQKEIGARLGVSQMQVSRILRQTLARLREGLRAPV
- the tgmB gene encoding ATP-grasp ribosomal peptide maturase: MTVLILTCEEDVTADLVVAALQERGVPLIRLDPADLPGDVALAAEYTQGDMHGYLSAGGRMGSAVGLRSVWMRRPGTPAAHAAEPSGWLTTESEHALYGMLGCLPVRWMNHPMAAAQARYKPWQLHLAQLSGFAVPPTLITSFPEAARQFATVHRDLVVKTVSGTHPDDPPRVLPTTRITPEVDFSGVSAGPTLLQRHVNKCADIRLTCVGERLFAARKAADPHEVDGRFAASGAGWEPVGVPDRIARSVRSYMEAARLAYGAFDFAAEEDGTWWFLECNQGGQFGFVQLDTGQQIARAVAVWLSVEAR
- the tgmA gene encoding putative ATP-grasp-modified RiPP, with product MRPFALGYARQTQQTPVIVPYTYDHARQLNVLPDGRPAIDDRAWLLVTGTTTSTAGSKTHFDD
- a CDS encoding haloacid dehalogenase-like hydrolase, with the protein product MRSTIVAGLLAATVLITAAPADAAPTSTSGASSRDRCPQLDTSLPWYGDNRAKLQKMIDERGTCSGIDGRRPVAAFDWDNTVVKNDITDATLAWSLRHDKILRPARWRDTSRWLTPAADRALSAACGTSVPVGRPLPTSVDTDCADEIFEIREKSQTMGGEPAFAGNWNHRRTVPGYAWIPQLFAGHTPKALRSFAAQARTEQLAAPIGATQKVGTHTVAGYVRYYEQQKDLIRTLKAAGFDVYIVSASSEPIAEAWSGGVGLDRRHTIGIRSLTRHGKLTTGIRGCGDMPDGRGEALPYMDGKRCFINQEIFKIKGAAAWQRQDPAHRIALGAGDADTDVTFVDDATGVHLAINRNKPELMCRALDDADGRWAVNPMFIAPLPRKSGVYPCSTTGATHPDGSLGPVLRHDGSVIPDQEDLALQAS
- a CDS encoding MFS transporter, whose translation is MPSPATAPPPAPASLRRIVAASLIGTTIEWYDFFLYGSAAALVFNKLFFPDSDPLVGTLLSFLTYAVGFAARPIGALVFGHYGDRLGRKRLLVLSLLLMGGATFAIGLLPTHATVGSAAPVLLTALRLVQGFALGGEWGGAVLLVSEHSDRAGGNRRGFWASWPQTGAPAGQLLATGVLSALTALLSDAAFESWGWRVPFLLSGVLVLVGMWIRLSVDESPVFKEALARAESRKQEAEQPPLVAVLRHHWRDVLVAMGARMAENISYYVITAFVLVYATEQADLGKQTALNAVLIASAVHFAVIPAWGALSDRLGRRPVYLLGAAGVGAWAFPFFALIDTREFGWVIVAVTVGLVFHGAMYAPQAAFFSEMFATRMRYSGASIGAQFASVAAGAPAPLIATALLADYDSSTPIALYVIAAALLTLVAVGVAKETRQRDLAAVEPTAAATTNASAAASATGSAKTSPQASA